TTCCAGAACTACCCCAATCCCTTCAATCCGAACACCACGATTGCCTACTCGCTTTCGCAGTTTGCCATCGTCAAGCTGAAAGTCTATGACAACATGGGACGCGAGGTGAAAACGCTGGTGAATAAAGTCATGCCGCCCGGCCGCCACGAAGTCATGTTCGAGACCGACGGCCTTGCTTCTGGAGTTTATCACTACCGGCTGTATGCTGACAAGCAGGTGTTTACGAAGAGCATGATGTTGTTGAAATAAGGACAATTGGCACTGACCGGTCACTACAACACAAAACCTGTATTCGGAAGATTTTTGTAGAAGTGACTAGTCAGTTGACCTGATTGGAAATAGCGAGACACACAGAAGCCAATCGCTTTTCGAAAAGGGCGCGAGGGCATTCCCCGCGCCCTTTTTGTTGGTAAATTTAGCCGCTTGCTTTTGCGTGGCAATCTGCCTATTTTTGCTCAGACCATTGAGTAAATTTTTAAGCCATCATGCATCCTTCTGATTATCAAAGGCCTATCGCCGGCACACTTCTGGCAAGATTACGCGAGCCGCGACGATTTATCCAGGTTCTCACCGGCCCGCGGCAAGTCGGCAAAACCACCGTTGTGCAGCAAGTGTTGCTAAACTGGCAGGGCGCATCGCATTATGGCTCCGCTGATTTGACCGCGCCGCCGGACCAACTTTGGATTGAGCAGCAGTGGCAACTCGCACAACTTCAGACGCAAACGGGCCAACCCGTACTGCTGGTTTTGGATGAAGTACAGAAAATCACGCGCTGGTCGGAAACGGTCAAACGCTGCTAGGACGAAGACACCCTCGCGGGGCGTGATATTCGCGTTGTCATTTTAGGTTCTGCCGCGCTGCTCATGCAAGCAGGATTGACCGAAAGCCTGGCCGGCCGCTTCGAACAATTGCATGCCACACATTGGTCCTGGCCCGAATGTCAGGCGGCATTTGGCTGGAATCTCGATCAGTATTTGTACTTCGGCGGATATCCCGGCGCTGCGACCTTGATCAGGGATGAGCAGCGTTGGGCGCAATATGTGCGCGAGTCGTTGATCGAAACCACTTTGAGCAAGGACATTTTGCTGCTCACCCGCATCGAAAAACCGGCGCTGTTGCGGCAGCTTTTCGTCATGGCTGCCGAATATTCCGGGCAGATCGTGTCTTATCAAAAACTGTTGGGACAACTTCTGGATGCCGGCAACACGACGACGTTGGCGCATTATCAACATCTGCTCGAAGGCGCCGGGTTGATCAAAGGCCTGCAAAAGTGGCAAGGCACGCCTTTGCGCCGGCGCGCCTCCAGTCCGAAATGGCTGGTTTTGAATAATGCTTTGCTAACCGGCACGGCTGGCGTTGGTTTTGCCGCTTGGCGGCAGGATGCCGCACGCTGGGGACGTTTGGTGGAGACAGCGGTAGGCGCGCATCTGGTCAATAGCGCGCTGGGCACGGGCGTTGAAATTTATTACTGGCGCAATCACAGACACGAAGTCGATTTTGTGCTGCGGCAGGGAGAGCGTCTGCTTGGCATCGAGGTTAAAAGTGGACGGCGGCGACATTTTGAGGGTATGACTGCGTTTCAGCGGGCATTTGCGCCGGCCAAGACCTTGCTGGTCGGCCCGGATGGCATTGCGCTGGAAGAATTTCTGCAGCAGCCGGCGCGACATTGGCTTGAGAACTTGAACTCTTGAGAGGTGTTATGAAAAAATCGCTACTGCTTGGCACAATTCTATTTCTGACAACTTCTGTTTCGGCGTTCGCGCAGTCCCTCCCGCCCAAGCGCGAATTTCGCGGCGCCTGGATCGCTACTGTCATCAATCTCGATTGGCCGGCTTCGCCAGACCAAGCGCCTGCTGCCCAGCGCGCCGATTTGGTGCGCTTGTTAAATGAGTTACAAGCGCACAACGTCAATGCTGTCATTTTTCAAGTCCGCTCGGAAGCAGATGCCATGTATGCCTCAACCCTCGAACCGTGGTCCTACTGGCTCACCGGGCAGCAGGGGCGACCGCCCAATCCGTATTATGATCCACTCGAATTTGCCATTGCGGAAGCGCACAAACGCGGCATGGAACTGCATGCCTGGTTCAATCCCTACCGCGTTTCGCGGCAAGTTGGCAACTATCCCAATGACCCTCAACATGTGTCGGTACAGCACCCGGATTGGGTGATTCAAATCAGCACGATCAAAATTCTCGATCCCGGCCTGCCGCAAGCGCGCCAGCATATCACCAATGTGGTGATGGATGTGGTGAGCCGCTATGATGTTGACGGCGTGCACTTCGACGATTATTTCTATCCCTATCCCCCCAATCAAATGGGTAATCAAGACGCGGCCACCTTCGCCAATTACAGCCGGGGTTTTACAAATCTCGGCGATTGGCGGCGCGACAATGTCAATCTGCTCATTCAAACGATTCATGACAGCATTCAAGCGGTGAAGCCTTATGTAAAGTTCGGTATGAGTCCGTTCGGCATCTGGAAAAACGGCGTGCCTTCCGGCATCACCGGCCTGGACGCTTACAGCACGATCTATTGCGACGCCGTAACCTGGTTGCAGCGGCAGATTGTCGATTACATCACCCCGCAACTCTACTGGCCCTTTGGCGGCGGCCAGGATTACGGCAAGCTCATGCCCTGGTGGGGCACGCAGCGCAACCAGCGTCATTTTTATCCGGGCCAGGCAATTTATCGCGCCGTGGATTGGCCGCAGAACGAAATTCCGCGGCAGGTGCGTGCCAATCGCGCCAATGCCAACGTGCAAGGCAGCATCATGTTTCGCGCGCTGTTTTTCCGGGACAATGCCAAGGGCTTTGCCGACAGTTTGCGCACGGATCTCTTTCGCCATCCGGCGCTGTCGCCGGTAATGGCGTGGAAAGATGCGGTAGCGCCCAATGCACCACAAAATCTGCGTTACGAACGCCTAGCCTCCGGCGGGCCGGCGGCGCTGCAATGGGATGGGCCGGCAGTTGCCGGCGACGGCGACACGGCTGCACGCTATGTCATTTATCATTTTACCACGCTCAACATCAATCCACTCGCCCTGGAGGATCCCAGTAGAATCGTTGCGATCACCGGCGACAAAGCTGCGACACCTAAAACGCCCACCGGCAATGGCCCGCATTATTATGTGGCGACAGCGCTCGATCACAATTCCAATGAAAGCGGGATCAGCAATGTGATTCAGGTTTTTCCGCCGCTGTCGCCAATACTGGCCATGCCGGTGAATGGCGCAATCGAAGGCCAATCCAGCGTAACTTTGAGCTGGCATTATTCGCTGAACGCGGCGTCCTTTAATTTGCAGGTTGCGACGGATTCGACATTTGCTTCGGAATTGCTGGTGAATGAAACCGGTTTGGTGGATACGTTCAAAACCATCAGCGGGCTGAAAG
This DNA window, taken from Cytophagia bacterium CHB2, encodes the following:
- a CDS encoding T9SS type A sorting domain-containing protein — translated: MKKSLLLGTILFLTTSVSAFAQSLPPKREFRGAWIATVINLDWPASPDQAPAAQRADLVRLLNELQAHNVNAVIFQVRSEADAMYASTLEPWSYWLTGQQGRPPNPYYDPLEFAIAEAHKRGMELHAWFNPYRVSRQVGNYPNDPQHVSVQHPDWVIQISTIKILDPGLPQARQHITNVVMDVVSRYDVDGVHFDDYFYPYPPNQMGNQDAATFANYSRGFTNLGDWRRDNVNLLIQTIHDSIQAVKPYVKFGMSPFGIWKNGVPSGITGLDAYSTIYCDAVTWLQRQIVDYITPQLYWPFGGGQDYGKLMPWWGTQRNQRHFYPGQAIYRAVDWPQNEIPRQVRANRANANVQGSIMFRALFFRDNAKGFADSLRTDLFRHPALSPVMAWKDAVAPNAPQNLRYERLASGGPAALQWDGPAVAGDGDTAARYVIYHFTTLNINPLALEDPSRIVAITGDKAATPKTPTGNGPHYYVATALDHNSNESGISNVIQVFPPLSPILAMPVNGAIEGQSSVTLSWHYSLNAASFNLQVATDSTFASELLVNETGLVDTFKTISGLKGQTKYFWQVSASNPGGTSFPSQVFSFTAGFPATVLLAEPSNNLRDIPTQPTFSWKAAPGAELYHLQVASTSLFDSAAMAFDMAGIADTSYQISELQGDRFYFWRVRASNAIGKSDWSTVWRFRTRVVTEVAESGETPRQFSLEQNYPNPFNPITTIAFELPEDGAAQLTIFNAMGQQVIVLVDQAMRAGRHEVNFDASTLATGVYFYRLRFGEQVLTKRMLFAK